The genomic interval GGATCAGGTCGGGCCAGGTCAGGCCGGAAAGGTCATGAGGGCCCGTTCCCGGGCGGTGCGGCCGGCGTCAGGCCGTCAGCAGCGTGAGGGGCCGGAAGCGCCGCCGGTACTCCGCGGGCGCGGTGCCGAGCGTCCGGACGAAGGCCCGGCGCATGGCCTCCGGCGTGCCGTAGCCGCAGGCGCGGGAGACCTCCTCGACGCCGTCGGTGGTGTCCTCCAGGAGCCGGCGCGCGGCCTCCAGGCGGATCCGGTCGACGTAGCGGCCGGGCGTCATGCCGACCTCGCTGCGGAAGGCGCGGGCGAAGTGCCGGGGCGAGAGGTTGGCGCGGGCCGCGAGGGCCTCCACGGACAGGTCACCGTCGGGGTGCTCGGCGATCCACTGCTGGACGTCCCGCAGCGGTCTGCGGTGGGCGCTCTGGGCGGCGAGCTGGGCGCTGAACTGGGCCTGGTTGCCGGGTCTGCGCAGGAAGACGACGAGACCGCGGGCGACGGCGAGGGCGAGGTCCCGGCCCAGGTCCTCCTCGACGAGGGCGAGCGCGAGGTCGATACCGGCCGTGACGCCCGCCGAGGTGGCGACCTTGCCGTCGCGTACGTATATGGGGTCGGGCTCCACGCGCACGGCCGGGTGCCGGTGGGCCAGCGTCTCGCAGAAGGCCCAGTGGGTGGTGACGCGGCGGCCGTCGAGCAGCCCGGCCCCGGCGAGCACGAACGTCCCGGTGCACACGGAGACCAGCCGCTCGGCCTCCGGACCCCGC from Streptomyces albireticuli carries:
- a CDS encoding GlxA family transcriptional regulator; amino-acid sequence: MTPCRTVLIVLFEGVQSLDVTGPLEVFDTPRVVTGEPAYEVRTATLDGGPVRTSSGLMLTPDLALTDAETPHTLLVPGGEGVHDLDPGLYAWLRERGPEAERLVSVCTGTFVLAGAGLLDGRRVTTHWAFCETLAHRHPAVRVEPDPIYVRDGKVATSAGVTAGIDLALALVEEDLGRDLALAVARGLVVFLRRPGNQAQFSAQLAAQSAHRRPLRDVQQWIAEHPDGDLSVEALAARANLSPRHFARAFRSEVGMTPGRYVDRIRLEAARRLLEDTTDGVEEVSRACGYGTPEAMRRAFVRTLGTAPAEYRRRFRPLTLLTA